The genomic stretch AAAAGACTAAAATGATGGAAAGTCACAGTGTAATTACTGAATTtgtattagttttttattttattgaattattatttagactgataattttttattgtatgttgttgtttttcataaaactatttttattttattttattttgctttatagaacttaagagttatatttatgttaggtttgtaatcttgtgtatcagtgtagatttattcattgctggagactcaaagcacttttgtacgtcgctctggataagggcatctgctaaatgccacaaatgtaaattttatttgtatttttcttctccagttctTGGTGTTTTCGGTGGTCTCTGTGTTCGGTGTTCTGCCCACGCTGGTTGAAAGTACTCCTGTTTCTCAGGATGGTCTTCCAACAGACTGCTCTGATGTTTATGCTAGCGGGCAAAAAGTCAGTGGCGTGTACACAATCTACCCTACAGCAGATACACCTGTCCAGGTCTACTGTGATATGGGCTGTCTGGggagcaaagctgaagatgggtttTGGACGGTACATGtagacatgttttatttttatttaaattaaatgcagtCCAGAGCTGCCCTTTTGCACCAAATTCACAGGAATAGATTTTTGTAATGTTACTTTTCCACCAGGTGATTCAGAGGAGAATGGACGGCAGTGTGAACTTCTACAGACCATGGGAACACTACAAGAAAGGGTTTGGGGACAAGTATGGAGAATACTGGCTGGGTGAGAAGTGACAGCACAGACCTAACTACattcataatataataaaaatcccaGATAATAAGTGTGTCAAAGATCCACTCAAATATGCTAATTCTAATCTAGTTCTAATTAGACCATTTAGGAcagttttataataaatcaattcAAATGAAGCCTTATTATCATCATTCCACGACATGTGGAGACATTGTTGTCTCACAGGACAAAGTTTTATActgaatattgttttatattgtaaatgCAAAACGCTTCAGCTCAATGCTTCCCCCATGCGGACAGACTGAGTAACACACTTTATAGACtgtttatttagtaaaaaaggGGCACTAAATTTCCAGtctttccttctccttttcTAAAATCATTGATGTACTTCAAATATCACTgcattatatacagtttattcCTAATTATTTATCAACACATGATTTTTCTTCTATCCCCAGGATTAGAAAACATCTACCAGCTCACACACAAGAGGAAATACGAGCTGAAGGTGGACCTGCAGGACTTTGATGGAGCAACAGCTTTCGCTCGCTATTCCTCCTTCTCTATAGACTCTGAAGCTGAAGGCTACAAACTGCATGTTAGTGGTTTCATCAACGGAAGTGCAGGTAagtgagagagattgagagatttggagaaaactacaggaagtggaagctcagtagGTTGGACTTCTGACTGGAAGGTCGCAAGTTCAAATCTCTGCATCACCAAGCTGCAAGCTGGATCAGATGTTTAAAAGAGATAATTGTTGAAAAGGTTGATCTAGTTAAAGGTGTCTACtcaatgccataaatgtaaactacatagacagagaagaaaaaacactgaagtaaAGTGATGATGCAAATAATCCAGAGAGTGTGTAGTGACAGGTGTTTGTTGATCTGCAGGTGATTCTCTGGCTCTCCACAATGGACAGAAATTCTCCACCTTTGATAAAGACCAGGACTCGAATGCAAATGGGAACTGTGCTAAATCCTACCTCGGGGCTTTTTGGTACAACAACTGCCACCAAGCTAATCCTAACGGGATTTACCTGTGGGGACGGGATGGGACTCTGTTTGCCATCGGAGATGTTTGGTACACCTGGAAAACCTATGATTATGGTCTCAAGTCCATCGCTATGAAGATCAGACCTGTAGCAGAATGATGAGTTTCTCTTTATTACATCATTGTTCTTCATGttgttcttttcctttctttcattcacatttagagacagaaggaaaacacaaatatatcaataaataagaaataaaagaatatgCTACGACCTGGTTGTTGTactgtgtatgattgtgtatgtgacaaataaaagtgcATTTTGAAAAGGGAAGTCGTGCAGCTCAGCATAACGGCGGTGGAACAAGAACACAAACCATGTCGTTGAGTTAAAGTGGAGACACTCGGGAAAATATGACTGTAGAAAacgtacaaaagtttttgccttcaaatgaactTCAATCTctaaagtagtgatttattataactctaatgttcctgtgatcattttatcacaagattctccacttaatcacctcagtttctgtgtaaagactcgaatgtgactctcagcacactgatctattaatagaatgatattaaagactcaaacactgattgatttctattacaatcatcatgaacacaaaaccttctttaataaaacgtgtaaatgaggtcacgtgtgttgtggtgagttcgagtctggagtttcttcatcatttattcctctctaaatgttctgcttgatgttgaactgatgctgaactgtatgttggtgatcagtagatacaccaatcagaacacgtgtaaaacagagcgtgcgctcgatcctgattggtgactcgctgcgagTTTCAACGTAACTGGTGAACAACATTCATCAAATATATCCGTCAGGGTTTCAGCTTCATGAGCTGCTGCTGTGCTGTGATCAGAGTCGAGTGTTCTTCTGGTTTAGTGTAcacacggctgctcatcagggataaacacacatcgctcaccttcactcttctggaaagctgctttgagacgatgtctgttgtgaaaagcgcaatagaaataaacttgacttgatttgacttgaagaTCTGGAACAGTGTTCAGGCTTCTTATTTCCAGTGAAGAGAAACTGTAATGTTACACATACAGCTGTGTGCTTTCATGTAATTATGTCTATTAGGACCGAGGACCCCCTAGGGGTCGCGCACCCCTGGTTGAAGACCAATTCATTAGAATATTTATCTTGAAACCCATTTCTTTGCTAAACCCTAATCCTCAACCTGAATATTTTAGTAAATACAGGAAAAGCGGTTGGAGTTAAGGTTTGGTTAAAGCCAGCGGTGGGTcgtgtatttggtacctggacCTTCAGTGTGGACATACTCAACTTAATCCACCGCTTAATACACCACaatcacatcacaattatagaaaccatcaatacaatacaaacacacaatataacaacacgtgcattacagagagacgtttcacatctggaggtgaaaaccattttactaaaacaacaaacccagttacactctaaacctctacactacaaccacaactgtgcacctacaacatctggagcagttcacaaacaatatttgtctaataacatgacaaaaacataaaaatctaaattaaacacaacctactcataatgtgcagcgccccccagaggctgtaatccagtggtaccgctcgtattcactggtctggaagtggagaacaaaccctttcccgggctgagacacgctagctagcttcagggttggtgacctcctcaccatgtctcgctTTTCTTCACAATGGATTTtaaagtatgtctgagaccaaatcaatttctcttcctctgtaggtgtaaaaaagtcaaactcaagtcaagtcaagtttatttctattgcgcttttcacaacagacattgtctcaaagcagaccaatttcaaatctcccatttatgtctaagattttagaaaagattgtcgctgcacagttatgttcctacctgcaagagaacaatatctttgaagaatttcagtcaggttttaggctccatcatagcacagaaactgctctagttaaaataactaatgacctgtttttagcttcagaccaaggcttcatctcgctgttagttttactagatcttagtgctgcattcgacactatagaccatgatctcctcctagatcgcttacaaaattacatcggcattcagggacaggcattaagctggtttaaatcctacctgtccgatcgttaccatttcgtagatttgaatggagagctatccaggctaatgcaagtaaattatggcgtgccgcaaggttcagttctaggaccctgctcttcacaatatacatgcttccgttaggaaatattattagaaggcatggaattagcttccattgttatgctgatgatactcagctatatatttcatctaaaccaggcgatacagctcaattaacccggatgactgagtgtgttaaggaactaagagattggatgacccataactttctacttttaaattctgataagactgagattttgctcatcgcccaaaactggtatacagacgcccagcatctcaacctgcatttagacggatgttctgtaaccactagttcaacggtaaaagacctgggtgttattttagacagcgacttgtctttcaaaaatcacatcaatcaggttacaaaacagccttctttcaccttagaaatatttctaagctaagaaatatgttgtctatatccgatgcagagaagctcgtccatgcatttatgacctccagaatagactactgtaatgcgttactaggtggatgtcctgcttcattaataaacaagcttcagttagtccagaatgcagcagccagagttcttacaaggtcaaaaaaatatgatcacataaccccgatcttatcgtccctacattggcttcctgttaagtttcgaatagactacaaactattacttctcacttataaagcactaaatggtttggctccgtgtatctatccagtcttttaacacgctacaatccgccacgcccctgagatctcaaaactctgggcttctagtagttcctagaatagcaaagtccactaaaggtggtagagcattttcacatttagctcctaaactctggaatagtcttcctgacggtgttcggggctcagacacactctcccagtttaagtgtagattaaaacatatcttttagcaaagcctacacataacacacatcacatcataaccttgtgctccagaacatctgatcacatgcacattatcaacttgtgctgttaatatcatgaacagcagctacgctaattcctctccactgcttctctttctccccatcccgaggcatcctgaggttgctccagctccagtcacctcccacctcgtgatgattacggacctttaaagaagtagatgccgaactcacaaacatcctgaaccatctagagacgtaccagtgccatttggatcccgctacatgtgtggagttttgacattggacctcctggagtgtttaaaggctctggcatggagaagctgatgctggatctgtggtgatcacaaatgctgagcttataaaactcggagctactaaccatatagactgtttaagactgcagaaagaacattacttataatcttatactccagtaatcatgttagttctcactccagtgttctgtattgttgaaagatttatgatcaaactcttgatgtcacccagatgaggatgggttccctttgagtctggttcctctcaaggtttcttcctcataacatctaaggagtttttccttgccacagtcgccacggcttgctcatcagggacaaatgcacaccattcaccatcactgttgatttgtgtaaagctgctttgagacaatgtctgttgtgaaaagcgctatacaaataaacttgacttgacttgacttgaaagcagctttacagaaatcaacagtgaaggtgaatggtgtgtatttgtccctgatgagcagccgtggcgactgtggcaaggaaacactcttagatgttatgaggaagaaaccctgagaggaaccagactcaaaaggggaacccatcctcatttgggtgacatcaagagtgtgattatagtctttaaacactacagaacactggagagagagaactaacatgagcactggagtataagattataagtgatgttctttctgcagtcttatacagtctatatggttagtagctcctagttctaGCATTtatgatcatcacagatccagcatcagcttctccatgccagagcctttaaacactccaggaggtccaatgtcaaactccacacatgtagtgggatccagttggcactggtacgtctctagatggttcgggatgtttgcgagttcggcatctacttcttcaaaggtccgtaatcatcacgaggtggaggtgactgagctggccaaacctcagggtgtctcggatggagagagaaagagaagcagtggagaggaattagcgtagctgctgttcatgatattaacagcacaagttgataatgtgatgtgatcagatgttctggagcacaagtttatgatatgtgatgtgtgttatgtgtaaaactgagatactgcaagtcatccgatcctgcaatcccaccacctgtcctctagatccaatcccttcaactacgctccagaccatcacgcaagatctcctgcccttcatctccacaatcatcaatgggtcattaacatctggctatgtaccaactaccttcaagcaagcaagggtcattcctatcttgaagaaaccggctctggatccatcagacatcaacaactacagaccggtatcactcctttcctttctttctaaatctctgaacgcactgtttttaaccaactgtctgtctatctctcacagaacaacctccacgatccgaaccagtctgggttcaaagcggcacattccacagagacggccctattggctgtttctgagaaactacatgctgctcggtcagccaagctgtcatctgtacttatctttctggacctttcagcagcatttgacacagtcaaccacaagacacttttgtcaaccctcaagagccttggtatctgcggaacagcatgggaatggtttgcttcctacctggaaggtcgctcataccaggtaacatggaggggatccacatctgccccatgcagactcaccactggtgtcccacaaggctcggtacttggtcccctccttttctccctctatacccactccattggtgaagtcatatcctcacatgggttttcttatcactgctatgcagatgacactcaactcatcttttctttcctccatcagataccacagcttccgctcggatctcagcatgcttgtcagacatatctttatggatgagggctcaccaacttaaactcaaccccagcaaaacagaactgctggtcatcccaggtgattcatctccaggtcaagatctacaaataacacttcatgactctctgctctcccttcagccactgctcgtaaccttggggtaactatggacaatgaactgtctttttcccacatgtcgctaatgttgctcgttcttgtcgatttcttctctataacatccgaaggattcgaccatttctgtccatacaggctgcccagttgcttgttcagtctcttgtcatttcaagactggactactgcaactctctgctggcaggtcttcccctgaacgctattcgtccactgcaaatgatccaaaacacagctgcacgacttgtgttcaatcagcccaagttttcccacaccaccccactgctgcgctccttcactggcttccagtagctgcacgtatcagattcaaaacactgatgcttgcctacaaggccaaaatggaccagcaccatcttacctcagtgacctcatcacatctcgcactgcaccacgctgtctgagatcctccagcactgctcgactggtaccaccttctctcagaatgagaggtaagtacaattcaaggctcttctctgttctggcaccaaagtggtggaatgaacttcccctagatgtccgtacagcagagtccctgattatctttaagcgacgactgaagacctacctcttcctgaaatacctaaattagcactttccaagtttgtagaattcaagttatatttatattgagtttgtattcttgcataccagtgtagatttattcactactagagatttaaagcacgtttgtacgtcgctctggataagggcgtctgctaaatgccgcaaatgtaaatgtaatgtaaatgtaaaactcgctaaaaacatacgtctttaatctgcatttaaactgggagagtgtgcgtctgagccccgaacactgtcaggaagactattccagagtttaggagctaaatgtgaaaatgctctaccacctttagtggactttgctattctaggaactactagaagtccagagttttgagatcttaaggagcgtgatggattgtagcgtgttagaagactggagagatacatggagataaaccattcagtgctttataagtaagaagtaatagtttgtagtctattcgaatcttaacaggaagccagtgtaggggtgagaagattggggttatatggtgatattttcttgaccttgtgagaactctgactgctgcgttctgaactaactgaagcttgtttattaatgacgcaggacatccacctagtaatgcattacagtagtctattctggaggtcatgaacgcatggacgaacTCCtttgcatcagatatagataacatttttcttaacttagaaCTCAGATGTGTTCTGATGTGTGCTTTTGTGTAggacagcagagaaggctttgaaGACCCTGACCCCCCACCAGTGATTAAAGCTAATATTCAATACTTTTTTCTATTAGAGGAGTTTTGTTTCTGTGGCTGTAGTTCAGTTGGACACAGTTGTACATGTAGTGACTGATAATCTCACTGTATGAGCTGCAGGGGCTCCTAATAAAGTTCCAGCTTTATGtcatatacacaaacaaacacaatacaaCGTGAAGtaaaatgctattttttatttattattttgcacgTGTGATTTTATTCTGCTTCTGAATTGTAAGTGACAGAAAAGAGATTAAAAGAATGATGAGAAAGAATCCACCACCACCTCATGAAGAACAATGATGTTATAAAGAGAAACTCATCATTTTGCTACAGGTCTGATCTTCATAGCGATGTACTTGAGAGAATGATCATGGGGTCTCCAGTGCTGCCACACATTTCCAATGCCGGAATAAGTACCATCACGTCCCCACAGGTAAATCCCGTTAGGATTAGCATGGTGGCAGTTACTGTACCAAAAAGCCCCAAGGTAGAGTTTAGCACAGTTCCTCTCTGCATACGAGTCCTGGTCTTTATCAAAGGTGGAGAATTTCTGTCCATTGTGTGTAGCCAGAGAATCACCTGCAGATACCAGAAGCtgttaatatgtataatatataatgaatatatatttggtGTCATCCAGATGAGAAGGAGGTTccttttgggtctggttcctctcaaggtttcttccttatgccatgtCATGGAGTTTTTTATGCCACTGTCACCTCTGGCTCACTTATTAGGAATAAACTGATAAAGGCTAAGACTtatgatgctaaaatgtatatttgtgtatataaaatgtatatacattttatttctgtaaaacattCTTCTTGGTGTGTGTAGTTTTCTCCACATCTCCCACTCTTACTTACCTGCACCTCCATTGATGAAACCACTAACATGCAGTTTGTAGCCTTCAGCTTCAGAGTCTATAGAGAAGGAGGAATAGCGAGCAAAAGCTGTTGCTCCATCAAAGTCCTGCAGGTCCACCTTCAGCTCGTATTTCCTCTTGTGTGTGAGCTGGTAGATGTTTTCTAATCCTGGggataaaagaaaaatcatgtgTTGATAAATAATTAGgaataaactgtatataatgcAGTGGTATTTGAAGTACATCAATGATTttagaaaaggagaaaaaaagactgGGGAAATTTAGTGCCCCTTTTTACTAAATAAACAGTCTATAAAGTGTGTTACTCAGTCTGTCCACATGGGGGAAGCATTGAGCTGAAGCGTTTTGCATTtataattcttctttttctttcggctgctcccattagagggcgccacagcggatcatctgtctccatgcccccctgtcctctacatctgcctctttcacaccaactacctgcatgtcttccctcaccacatctataaacctcctccttggtcttcctcttttcctccttcctggcgtctccatcctcagcattctcctaccaatataactcatgtctcttctctgcacatgtccaaaccatctcaatctcacctccctcaccttgtcaccaaaacgtccaacatgtgctgtccctctaataaacttatttctaatcttgtccatcgtcgtcactcccaacaaaaaccttcagctctgctacctccagctccaccttctgtcttttactcaatgccactgtctctaatccatacaacatctcagg from Silurus meridionalis isolate SWU-2019-XX chromosome 24, ASM1480568v1, whole genome shotgun sequence encodes the following:
- the LOC124378123 gene encoding microfibril-associated glycoprotein 4-like isoform X2 gives rise to the protein MMFLVFSVVSVFGVLPTLVESTPVSQDGLPTDCSDVYASGQKVSGVYTIYPTADTPVQVYCDMGCLGSKAEDGFWTVIQRRMDGSVNFYRPWEHYKKGFGDKYGEYWLGLENIYQLTHKRKYELKVDLQDFDGATAFARYSSFSIDSEAEGYKLHVSGFINGSAGDSLALHNGQKFSTFDKDQDSNANGNCAKSYLGAFWYNNCHQANPNGIYLWGRDGTLFAIGDVWYTWKTYDYGLKSIAMKIRPVAE
- the LOC124378123 gene encoding microfibril-associated glycoprotein 4-like isoform X1 encodes the protein MMESHSFLVFSVVSVFGVLPTLVESTPVSQDGLPTDCSDVYASGQKVSGVYTIYPTADTPVQVYCDMGCLGSKAEDGFWTVIQRRMDGSVNFYRPWEHYKKGFGDKYGEYWLGLENIYQLTHKRKYELKVDLQDFDGATAFARYSSFSIDSEAEGYKLHVSGFINGSAGDSLALHNGQKFSTFDKDQDSNANGNCAKSYLGAFWYNNCHQANPNGIYLWGRDGTLFAIGDVWYTWKTYDYGLKSIAMKIRPVAE
- the LOC124378124 gene encoding microfibril-associated glycoprotein 4-like, yielding MGCLGSKADDGCWTVIQRRMDGSVNFYRPWKHYKKGFGNKYGEYWLGLENIYQLTHKRKYELKVDLQDFDGATAFARYSSFSIDSEAEGYKLHVSGFINGGAGDSLATHNGQKFSTFDKDQDSYAERNCAKLYLGAFWYSNCHHANPNGIYLWGRDGTYSGIGNVWQHWRPHDHSLKYIAMKIRPVAK